The following are encoded together in the Zingiber officinale cultivar Zhangliang chromosome 8A, Zo_v1.1, whole genome shotgun sequence genome:
- the LOC122011851 gene encoding transcriptional activator TAF-1-like isoform X6, with translation MGNNEAMTPSKTEKLPSHVQPLIPPFGSPYAAIYPNGGYPHPSMPPGPHQLLASTEAVVMATPLNVGAPDTSLGSKDKEITTKLNAAVGNISSNNTASSHQHELSQSGYNSADGSHNGSDGSNSTGGSSNQSKVGSKDRSSSDDRKIDSDINPVTGGESSSLKVSSGVSRTPMDTTGYQMRNKTSPSLVQAFPVKKNGTPVHQTTIPKMSGCNGVPSEPWMQDERTVKREKRKQSNRESARRSRLRKQAENEELAKKVDTLFAENTNLRSEISRLTTNSNALRTENSALLDKLKSSQLIQTEESSLPDEETGSAPSIIAANFLSMIDKPSSISPIEKLEEESRSKPSGKLQQFLNTSPGTDVV, from the exons ATGGGAAATAATGAAGCAATGACGCCTTCGAAAACAGAGAAATTGCCTTCACATGTACAG CCCCTTatccctccttttgggtcaccatATGCGGCAATTTATCCAAATGGAGGTTATCCTCACCCATCAATGCCCCCT GGTCCTCATCAACTCCTTGCATCAACTGAAGCAGTAGTG ATGGCAACTCCTTTGAATGTAGGAGCTCCTGATACATCATTAGGGAGCAAGGACAAAGAGATCACAACTAAGCTTAATGCAGCTGTGGGTAATATAAGTTCAAATAATACTGCAAGTTCTCATCAACATGAGCTGTCACAAag TGGATATAATAGTGCAGATGGGTCTCACAATGGAAGTGATGGGAGTAATTCAACAGGA GGATCTAGCAACCAAAGCAAGGTTGGTTCTAAAGATAGATCATCATCAG ATGATAGAAAAATTGACTCGGATATTAATCCTGTCACTGGTGGGGAAAGTTCATCCTTGAAAGTTTCTTCAGGAGTTTCCAGGACACCTATGGATACTACAGGATATCAAATGAGGAATAAAACTTCACCTAGTCTAGTGCAAGCATTTCCAGTGAAAAAAAATGGCACACCTGTCCACCAAACAACCATTCCTAAGATGTCTGGTTGTAATGGTGTACCTTCTGAACCATGGATGCAG GATGAGCGGACAGTGAAACGAGAGAAAAGGAAACAGTCTAACAGAGAGTCTGCTAGAAGATCAAGGTTGAGAAAACAG GCTGAAAATGAGGAACTTGCTAAGAAAGTTGATACCTTGTTTGCTGAAAACACTAACCTCAGATCTGAAATAAGTCGACTAACTACAAACTCGAATGCATTGAGAACAGAGAACTCAGCTTTGTTG GATAAACTAAAAAGCTCTCAATTGATCCAAACAGAAGAATCATCTCTTCCAGACGAGGAGACCGGAAGTGCGCCATCAATTATTGCTGCCAACTTCTTGTCAATGATCGATAAGCCAAGCTCAATTAGCCCAATTGAAAAGTTAGAAGAGGAGAGCCGCAGCAAGCCCAGCGGCAAGCTTCAGCAGTTTCTAAACACTAGTCCAGGAACAGATGTAGTGTAA
- the LOC122011851 gene encoding G-box-binding factor 3-like isoform X3, whose translation MGNNEAMTPSKTEKLPSHVQDQPAFHPYPDWAAMQAYYGPGVMPPYFSTSIVPGYAPHPYMWAPRPLIPPFGSPYAAIYPNGGYPHPSMPPGPHQLLASTEAVVMATPLNVGAPDTSLGSKDKEITTKLNAAVGNISSNNTASSHQHELSQSGYNSADGSHNGSDGSNSTGGSSNQSKVGSKDRSSSDDRKIDSDINPVTGGESSSLKVSSGVSRTPMDTTGYQMRNKTSPSLVQAFPVKKNGTPVHQTTIPKMSGCNGVPSEPWMQDERTVKREKRKQSNRESARRSRLRKQAENEELAKKVDTLFAENTNLRSEISRLTTNSNALRTENSALLDKLKSSQLIQTEESSLPDEETGSAPSIIAANFLSMIDKPSSISPIEKLEEESRSKPSGKLQQFLNTSPGTDVV comes from the exons ATGGGAAATAATGAAGCAATGACGCCTTCGAAAACAGAGAAATTGCCTTCACATGTACAG GATCAACCTGCATTTCATCCATATCCTGACTGGGCAGCTATGCAA gCATATTATGGTCCTGGAGTGATGCCTCCTTATTTCAGCACTTCAATTGTGCCTGGTTATGCACCTCATCCATACATGTGGGCTCCAAGG CCCCTTatccctccttttgggtcaccatATGCGGCAATTTATCCAAATGGAGGTTATCCTCACCCATCAATGCCCCCT GGTCCTCATCAACTCCTTGCATCAACTGAAGCAGTAGTG ATGGCAACTCCTTTGAATGTAGGAGCTCCTGATACATCATTAGGGAGCAAGGACAAAGAGATCACAACTAAGCTTAATGCAGCTGTGGGTAATATAAGTTCAAATAATACTGCAAGTTCTCATCAACATGAGCTGTCACAAag TGGATATAATAGTGCAGATGGGTCTCACAATGGAAGTGATGGGAGTAATTCAACAGGA GGATCTAGCAACCAAAGCAAGGTTGGTTCTAAAGATAGATCATCATCAG ATGATAGAAAAATTGACTCGGATATTAATCCTGTCACTGGTGGGGAAAGTTCATCCTTGAAAGTTTCTTCAGGAGTTTCCAGGACACCTATGGATACTACAGGATATCAAATGAGGAATAAAACTTCACCTAGTCTAGTGCAAGCATTTCCAGTGAAAAAAAATGGCACACCTGTCCACCAAACAACCATTCCTAAGATGTCTGGTTGTAATGGTGTACCTTCTGAACCATGGATGCAG GATGAGCGGACAGTGAAACGAGAGAAAAGGAAACAGTCTAACAGAGAGTCTGCTAGAAGATCAAGGTTGAGAAAACAG GCTGAAAATGAGGAACTTGCTAAGAAAGTTGATACCTTGTTTGCTGAAAACACTAACCTCAGATCTGAAATAAGTCGACTAACTACAAACTCGAATGCATTGAGAACAGAGAACTCAGCTTTGTTG GATAAACTAAAAAGCTCTCAATTGATCCAAACAGAAGAATCATCTCTTCCAGACGAGGAGACCGGAAGTGCGCCATCAATTATTGCTGCCAACTTCTTGTCAATGATCGATAAGCCAAGCTCAATTAGCCCAATTGAAAAGTTAGAAGAGGAGAGCCGCAGCAAGCCCAGCGGCAAGCTTCAGCAGTTTCTAAACACTAGTCCAGGAACAGATGTAGTGTAA
- the LOC122011851 gene encoding G-box-binding factor 3-like isoform X1 → MGNNEAMTPSKTEKLPSHVQDQPAFHPYPDWAAMQVSYYWILFVSFWIETKNITKEEEAVLLLLLLFFQAYYGPGVMPPYFSTSIVPGYAPHPYMWAPRPLIPPFGSPYAAIYPNGGYPHPSMPPGPHQLLASTEAVVMATPLNVGAPDTSLGSKDKEITTKLNAAVGNISSNNTASSHQHELSQSGYNSADGSHNGSDGSNSTGGSSNQSKVGSKDRSSSDDRKIDSDINPVTGGESSSLKVSSGVSRTPMDTTGYQMRNKTSPSLVQAFPVKKNGTPVHQTTIPKMSGCNGVPSEPWMQDERTVKREKRKQSNRESARRSRLRKQAENEELAKKVDTLFAENTNLRSEISRLTTNSNALRTENSALLDKLKSSQLIQTEESSLPDEETGSAPSIIAANFLSMIDKPSSISPIEKLEEESRSKPSGKLQQFLNTSPGTDVV, encoded by the exons ATGGGAAATAATGAAGCAATGACGCCTTCGAAAACAGAGAAATTGCCTTCACATGTACAG GATCAACCTGCATTTCATCCATATCCTGACTGGGCAGCTATGCAAGTTAGCTATTACTGGATTTTATTTGTATCATTCTGGATAGAAACTAAGAATattactaaagaagaagaggctgttcttcttcttcttcttcttttttttcaggCATATTATGGTCCTGGAGTGATGCCTCCTTATTTCAGCACTTCAATTGTGCCTGGTTATGCACCTCATCCATACATGTGGGCTCCAAGG CCCCTTatccctccttttgggtcaccatATGCGGCAATTTATCCAAATGGAGGTTATCCTCACCCATCAATGCCCCCT GGTCCTCATCAACTCCTTGCATCAACTGAAGCAGTAGTG ATGGCAACTCCTTTGAATGTAGGAGCTCCTGATACATCATTAGGGAGCAAGGACAAAGAGATCACAACTAAGCTTAATGCAGCTGTGGGTAATATAAGTTCAAATAATACTGCAAGTTCTCATCAACATGAGCTGTCACAAag TGGATATAATAGTGCAGATGGGTCTCACAATGGAAGTGATGGGAGTAATTCAACAGGA GGATCTAGCAACCAAAGCAAGGTTGGTTCTAAAGATAGATCATCATCAG ATGATAGAAAAATTGACTCGGATATTAATCCTGTCACTGGTGGGGAAAGTTCATCCTTGAAAGTTTCTTCAGGAGTTTCCAGGACACCTATGGATACTACAGGATATCAAATGAGGAATAAAACTTCACCTAGTCTAGTGCAAGCATTTCCAGTGAAAAAAAATGGCACACCTGTCCACCAAACAACCATTCCTAAGATGTCTGGTTGTAATGGTGTACCTTCTGAACCATGGATGCAG GATGAGCGGACAGTGAAACGAGAGAAAAGGAAACAGTCTAACAGAGAGTCTGCTAGAAGATCAAGGTTGAGAAAACAG GCTGAAAATGAGGAACTTGCTAAGAAAGTTGATACCTTGTTTGCTGAAAACACTAACCTCAGATCTGAAATAAGTCGACTAACTACAAACTCGAATGCATTGAGAACAGAGAACTCAGCTTTGTTG GATAAACTAAAAAGCTCTCAATTGATCCAAACAGAAGAATCATCTCTTCCAGACGAGGAGACCGGAAGTGCGCCATCAATTATTGCTGCCAACTTCTTGTCAATGATCGATAAGCCAAGCTCAATTAGCCCAATTGAAAAGTTAGAAGAGGAGAGCCGCAGCAAGCCCAGCGGCAAGCTTCAGCAGTTTCTAAACACTAGTCCAGGAACAGATGTAGTGTAA
- the LOC122011851 gene encoding G-box-binding factor 3-like isoform X2, whose protein sequence is MQVSYYWILFVSFWIETKNITKEEEAVLLLLLLFFQAYYGPGVMPPYFSTSIVPGYAPHPYMWAPRPLIPPFGSPYAAIYPNGGYPHPSMPPGPHQLLASTEAVVMATPLNVGAPDTSLGSKDKEITTKLNAAVGNISSNNTASSHQHELSQSGYNSADGSHNGSDGSNSTGGSSNQSKVGSKDRSSSDDRKIDSDINPVTGGESSSLKVSSGVSRTPMDTTGYQMRNKTSPSLVQAFPVKKNGTPVHQTTIPKMSGCNGVPSEPWMQDERTVKREKRKQSNRESARRSRLRKQAENEELAKKVDTLFAENTNLRSEISRLTTNSNALRTENSALLDKLKSSQLIQTEESSLPDEETGSAPSIIAANFLSMIDKPSSISPIEKLEEESRSKPSGKLQQFLNTSPGTDVV, encoded by the exons ATGCAAGTTAGCTATTACTGGATTTTATTTGTATCATTCTGGATAGAAACTAAGAATattactaaagaagaagaggctgttcttcttcttcttcttcttttttttcaggCATATTATGGTCCTGGAGTGATGCCTCCTTATTTCAGCACTTCAATTGTGCCTGGTTATGCACCTCATCCATACATGTGGGCTCCAAGG CCCCTTatccctccttttgggtcaccatATGCGGCAATTTATCCAAATGGAGGTTATCCTCACCCATCAATGCCCCCT GGTCCTCATCAACTCCTTGCATCAACTGAAGCAGTAGTG ATGGCAACTCCTTTGAATGTAGGAGCTCCTGATACATCATTAGGGAGCAAGGACAAAGAGATCACAACTAAGCTTAATGCAGCTGTGGGTAATATAAGTTCAAATAATACTGCAAGTTCTCATCAACATGAGCTGTCACAAag TGGATATAATAGTGCAGATGGGTCTCACAATGGAAGTGATGGGAGTAATTCAACAGGA GGATCTAGCAACCAAAGCAAGGTTGGTTCTAAAGATAGATCATCATCAG ATGATAGAAAAATTGACTCGGATATTAATCCTGTCACTGGTGGGGAAAGTTCATCCTTGAAAGTTTCTTCAGGAGTTTCCAGGACACCTATGGATACTACAGGATATCAAATGAGGAATAAAACTTCACCTAGTCTAGTGCAAGCATTTCCAGTGAAAAAAAATGGCACACCTGTCCACCAAACAACCATTCCTAAGATGTCTGGTTGTAATGGTGTACCTTCTGAACCATGGATGCAG GATGAGCGGACAGTGAAACGAGAGAAAAGGAAACAGTCTAACAGAGAGTCTGCTAGAAGATCAAGGTTGAGAAAACAG GCTGAAAATGAGGAACTTGCTAAGAAAGTTGATACCTTGTTTGCTGAAAACACTAACCTCAGATCTGAAATAAGTCGACTAACTACAAACTCGAATGCATTGAGAACAGAGAACTCAGCTTTGTTG GATAAACTAAAAAGCTCTCAATTGATCCAAACAGAAGAATCATCTCTTCCAGACGAGGAGACCGGAAGTGCGCCATCAATTATTGCTGCCAACTTCTTGTCAATGATCGATAAGCCAAGCTCAATTAGCCCAATTGAAAAGTTAGAAGAGGAGAGCCGCAGCAAGCCCAGCGGCAAGCTTCAGCAGTTTCTAAACACTAGTCCAGGAACAGATGTAGTGTAA
- the LOC122011851 gene encoding common plant regulatory factor 1-like isoform X4: MQAYYGPGVMPPYFSTSIVPGYAPHPYMWAPRPLIPPFGSPYAAIYPNGGYPHPSMPPGPHQLLASTEAVVMATPLNVGAPDTSLGSKDKEITTKLNAAVGNISSNNTASSHQHELSQSGYNSADGSHNGSDGSNSTGGSSNQSKVGSKDRSSSDDRKIDSDINPVTGGESSSLKVSSGVSRTPMDTTGYQMRNKTSPSLVQAFPVKKNGTPVHQTTIPKMSGCNGVPSEPWMQDERTVKREKRKQSNRESARRSRLRKQAENEELAKKVDTLFAENTNLRSEISRLTTNSNALRTENSALLDKLKSSQLIQTEESSLPDEETGSAPSIIAANFLSMIDKPSSISPIEKLEEESRSKPSGKLQQFLNTSPGTDVV; encoded by the exons ATGCAA gCATATTATGGTCCTGGAGTGATGCCTCCTTATTTCAGCACTTCAATTGTGCCTGGTTATGCACCTCATCCATACATGTGGGCTCCAAGG CCCCTTatccctccttttgggtcaccatATGCGGCAATTTATCCAAATGGAGGTTATCCTCACCCATCAATGCCCCCT GGTCCTCATCAACTCCTTGCATCAACTGAAGCAGTAGTG ATGGCAACTCCTTTGAATGTAGGAGCTCCTGATACATCATTAGGGAGCAAGGACAAAGAGATCACAACTAAGCTTAATGCAGCTGTGGGTAATATAAGTTCAAATAATACTGCAAGTTCTCATCAACATGAGCTGTCACAAag TGGATATAATAGTGCAGATGGGTCTCACAATGGAAGTGATGGGAGTAATTCAACAGGA GGATCTAGCAACCAAAGCAAGGTTGGTTCTAAAGATAGATCATCATCAG ATGATAGAAAAATTGACTCGGATATTAATCCTGTCACTGGTGGGGAAAGTTCATCCTTGAAAGTTTCTTCAGGAGTTTCCAGGACACCTATGGATACTACAGGATATCAAATGAGGAATAAAACTTCACCTAGTCTAGTGCAAGCATTTCCAGTGAAAAAAAATGGCACACCTGTCCACCAAACAACCATTCCTAAGATGTCTGGTTGTAATGGTGTACCTTCTGAACCATGGATGCAG GATGAGCGGACAGTGAAACGAGAGAAAAGGAAACAGTCTAACAGAGAGTCTGCTAGAAGATCAAGGTTGAGAAAACAG GCTGAAAATGAGGAACTTGCTAAGAAAGTTGATACCTTGTTTGCTGAAAACACTAACCTCAGATCTGAAATAAGTCGACTAACTACAAACTCGAATGCATTGAGAACAGAGAACTCAGCTTTGTTG GATAAACTAAAAAGCTCTCAATTGATCCAAACAGAAGAATCATCTCTTCCAGACGAGGAGACCGGAAGTGCGCCATCAATTATTGCTGCCAACTTCTTGTCAATGATCGATAAGCCAAGCTCAATTAGCCCAATTGAAAAGTTAGAAGAGGAGAGCCGCAGCAAGCCCAGCGGCAAGCTTCAGCAGTTTCTAAACACTAGTCCAGGAACAGATGTAGTGTAA
- the LOC122011851 gene encoding common plant regulatory factor 1-like isoform X5, with amino-acid sequence MPPYFSTSIVPGYAPHPYMWAPRPLIPPFGSPYAAIYPNGGYPHPSMPPGPHQLLASTEAVVMATPLNVGAPDTSLGSKDKEITTKLNAAVGNISSNNTASSHQHELSQSGYNSADGSHNGSDGSNSTGGSSNQSKVGSKDRSSSDDRKIDSDINPVTGGESSSLKVSSGVSRTPMDTTGYQMRNKTSPSLVQAFPVKKNGTPVHQTTIPKMSGCNGVPSEPWMQDERTVKREKRKQSNRESARRSRLRKQAENEELAKKVDTLFAENTNLRSEISRLTTNSNALRTENSALLDKLKSSQLIQTEESSLPDEETGSAPSIIAANFLSMIDKPSSISPIEKLEEESRSKPSGKLQQFLNTSPGTDVV; translated from the exons ATGCCTCCTTATTTCAGCACTTCAATTGTGCCTGGTTATGCACCTCATCCATACATGTGGGCTCCAAGG CCCCTTatccctccttttgggtcaccatATGCGGCAATTTATCCAAATGGAGGTTATCCTCACCCATCAATGCCCCCT GGTCCTCATCAACTCCTTGCATCAACTGAAGCAGTAGTG ATGGCAACTCCTTTGAATGTAGGAGCTCCTGATACATCATTAGGGAGCAAGGACAAAGAGATCACAACTAAGCTTAATGCAGCTGTGGGTAATATAAGTTCAAATAATACTGCAAGTTCTCATCAACATGAGCTGTCACAAag TGGATATAATAGTGCAGATGGGTCTCACAATGGAAGTGATGGGAGTAATTCAACAGGA GGATCTAGCAACCAAAGCAAGGTTGGTTCTAAAGATAGATCATCATCAG ATGATAGAAAAATTGACTCGGATATTAATCCTGTCACTGGTGGGGAAAGTTCATCCTTGAAAGTTTCTTCAGGAGTTTCCAGGACACCTATGGATACTACAGGATATCAAATGAGGAATAAAACTTCACCTAGTCTAGTGCAAGCATTTCCAGTGAAAAAAAATGGCACACCTGTCCACCAAACAACCATTCCTAAGATGTCTGGTTGTAATGGTGTACCTTCTGAACCATGGATGCAG GATGAGCGGACAGTGAAACGAGAGAAAAGGAAACAGTCTAACAGAGAGTCTGCTAGAAGATCAAGGTTGAGAAAACAG GCTGAAAATGAGGAACTTGCTAAGAAAGTTGATACCTTGTTTGCTGAAAACACTAACCTCAGATCTGAAATAAGTCGACTAACTACAAACTCGAATGCATTGAGAACAGAGAACTCAGCTTTGTTG GATAAACTAAAAAGCTCTCAATTGATCCAAACAGAAGAATCATCTCTTCCAGACGAGGAGACCGGAAGTGCGCCATCAATTATTGCTGCCAACTTCTTGTCAATGATCGATAAGCCAAGCTCAATTAGCCCAATTGAAAAGTTAGAAGAGGAGAGCCGCAGCAAGCCCAGCGGCAAGCTTCAGCAGTTTCTAAACACTAGTCCAGGAACAGATGTAGTGTAA
- the LOC122011853 gene encoding probable WRKY transcription factor 43 encodes MEGLPTYCFPPLDTNNQHTVAAVGADLDHWPALLAQLLQPPPPPPQPGLLISDDGAAREGKEKGKRKGNKKISEEKPRFAFRTRSPDDILDDGYRWRKYGQKAVKNSSFPRSYYRCTHHACNVKKQVQRLSKDTSIVVTTYEGIHNHPCEKLMEALAPLLKQLQFLTGL; translated from the exons ATGGAAGGACTTCCCACTTACTGCTTTCCTCCTCTCGACACTAACAATCAGCACACAGTAGCTGCAGTTGGTGCGGATCTCGATCACTGGCCGGCCTTGCTAGCTCAACTACTCCagccaccgccgccgccgccgcagccGGGGCTATTAATATCCGACGACGGTGCTGCGAGGGAGGGGAAGGAGAAAGGGAAGAGAAAAGGAAACAAGAAGATCAGTGAAGAGAAGCCGAGGTTTGCATTCCGGACCAGGAGTCCCGACGACATACTCGACGATGGCTACCGGTGGCGCAAGTACGGCCAGAAAGCAGTCAAGAACAGCTCGTTTCCCAG AAGTTACTATCGATGCACGCACCACGCATGCAACGTGAAGAAACAAGTCCAGCGTCTCTCCAAGGATACGAGCATCGTCGTGACTACCTACGAAGGAATTCATAACCATCCATGCGAGAAGCTAATGGAGGCTCTTGCTCCTCTGCTCAAGCAGCTCCAGTTCCTCACAGGCTTGTAA